The sequence below is a genomic window from Felis catus isolate Fca126 chromosome A2, F.catus_Fca126_mat1.0, whole genome shotgun sequence.
CCACAGCCAGCAGTGCTTGCAAAGGGGCCCTTGGACTTGGAACCAGATCCTTCTTTCCTCTACACCCCAAGCCCTcctctgggggtggagggggtggaaaGCAACAATTACCTTTATGTTACCTTTTGTAGACCTTTGCTTCTCTGTCCTTGTCTGATCCTCAGCACCTTTGTCGGGTAAGTGTTATTGTCCCTGTGACGCTCAGAGAGGAGAAACGACTCACGCAGGGTCACGGAGCAAGTATGCGGCAGGGCCAGAAGTGCAACCCGGATCTGCCCAACTCCATAACGTGTGTTAGCCGGAAGTTTTTCAGTAGTACAGGAGAGAAATCAGACTCCACCAGACCTAAGCAGAGAAAGGAATTTGTGGGatttaaaactcaaaagaaactccaggggtAGGATGAACTTCAGGTGTGGTCAGATCCAGGGGCTCGCATGAGGTTGTTCTGTCTCCGGGATGTATTTCCATCTGTCTCTCGGCTCTATATTCCTCGAAGTTGGCTTTATTCTCGGGTGGGTATCCATGTGCAGGGTCAAAGTGGGACAGCCCTGGGGTACTGCTTTTAGCAGAAAGCCCATCTGTTCCGAACAACTATAGCAAAAGTCTCAAGGCTGATTCTCATTGGTCGGGGCAGGGGAGCATCCCGACTGGCCGGGCTTAGATCCCATGCATGTTCCTTGGAGCTGTGGTACAGTCTGCTGTACCCAAACTTCATGGGCAGAGACTGGGGAAGGTGAGGCTCCCCCTTGGGAAAATGGGGTGCTGGACAGGCAAAACCAAGTGACACTTCCCCCTTCAGACTCTCTATCCGGCCCTCCTGCTCCTTGGCCCTGTTCATCCCCACTGGGGACTAGGATCCCCATCCCTTCACAAGGAACTCTCAGCTTCCCGGCGGCTGCTGGGAGCTTGGCCTGCTCTCCCAGGCCTGCCCCTCCTGGGGCTGCTTGACACTCTGTCCTAGGCCAGAGCTGGTATCAGGCTGCTGGGACCAGAAGTTTGCTCCACAGGGAGTGGTGAGTGGGGCGGAGGGGGCTGCAGAATCTCTCTCCTTCAACTCCGGTCACTTAAAAGTCATCATCTCAGGTCACAAGAAGTCTTGAGGGGGCCGGCACACCCCCTGCCAGCAGTAACCTCCCCGTGTTCAGCACGGCTGCAGTTCAGACGTCATACCCTCAACAGCCACATGCAGGTGTAGACAAGGGGCTTTCCTCCTTCAAAGTATTGGGTGCTCAGGAAGGAAAATGTTTCTTGGGAGACTTCCCCCGTGTGGCATCACGTGCCCTGGCCTGAACTGGCCACCAACAAGGAGAACACCCTTCTTGACTTTGACCAGAGCCTCCCTTCGGGGCACTGTTGGCAAAGGTGAGGACGATTATCCATTTGGTGGACCGTCCCCCATGTTGCGGGACATTGGCAGCCTTGGCCCCTGTCTATAAAAACATCATAGCACCCGGCCCCCGCAGTCCCTGTGTCAAACTGGAGCACCCCTGCACACGGCCCAAGTGCCTGGTCCTGTTCCACACTGCCCCGACCCCAAAGCCACTGGCCAATAGTAATTAGTTCAGCTTGTGGCCCGGGAGAGGGGTCCCTGCCTGTTCAGCAGGGCATCATGGAGGGGACCTGGACGAGAACAGCACTTTGTCAGCTAGGGACAAGGGAGCAGTGTTTGGTGGGGCCACATTAACAGCACTGGCCTTGCCATTGCAAAATATCCAGTGGCTGAGGCCAGAAGGCACCACATCCTTCCTGTCTTCCCTCGTTCCCTCTGTGTGTCCATGGGGAGGTCAGGTCGGCCAGCCCTCCCGAAGGTATCCCAAattcctccaccccacccccactgcagcCACGCCCTCCCGCCTGCACTGGTACAGGGGCTTCACTCTGCCCCCGCTCCAGTCCGTTTTCCACGGCAGCCTGGGTGGAAAGGGGATCCCGTCCCCTGCCTTCGTGACACACTTCTCATTGCATTTAGAATGAAATCGCATTGCATGTGGTCATGTGGCCCCCAGCGACCTGGCCCTGCCAGCCTTTCTGATcacctccagccacactggcctgctTTTTGCCCTTTGAACAGGCCAAGCCTGTTTGTATCTCACGGCGTTTCCATTCATTGTTCTCTCGCAGATATGCTCTTTGTCCAGATTTTTCCAAGTCTGCCTGCTTCTCGATTAGTTAGATCTAGTGCAGAAGGCACTGGGTTGTCTGACGACCCAGTCCAAAGCAGCACCTCTTTATATTCATTGGGATTCTGCCTTAGCTGTTGAAACAAAGGTCGAGACAACAAGATAGAAGATTACTCCTGCATGTCGCGTGACAGTCTGCGTGCAAGCCGTCCAGGATATGCATGGAGGCCTATTGGGTGTGGGACCCAGATGCTTTTTCTTACTGCTGTCTCCTCAAGCCATGGCTTCCGTCTCGTGGTGTAATATGGCTGCTGTTGCTCCTGCCACCACATCCCTATTCCAGGCAGTGGGAAAGGAGAAGTGCATGGCCTGAAATTGACAAACTCATTAAATTAGCTGTTCATTTACAATTGGATAAAAGTTGATCGAGGGGCCATAGCCAGTGGCAAGGGAAGCTTAGAAAATAGCCATTGTTCTGGGCAGCCTTGTGTGAGCTATGGGCTCCAGTGCTAAAGGGAAGGGTGGATGCTGGGGACCCTGGTAGTCTCCTCTACTGTGTTACCCGTTGTTCCATTccactcctctgttttcttctctgagccTTTATCTCTAGGAGACGTTTGCTTCGTAACGCAGGTTTCATGCTGGCTGGCTGCCTCCCCTCCTAGAACAAAGGGGAAGTGTGGCCCAACACCCAGATTCCTCCCTGGCTCGCGGTAGGTGCTGCTGCTGCGGGCGGAAAATGCACGAAGAACACACCCTTTCTTTGGACCTACTGTGTGTCGGGCATATGTTTGCCCTGTTGGTTTGGCCTCGAGTTGCCAATGGGGATGTGATCCACAGGCAGCGAGTGGCCTGttggagagagggatggaggaggATGGTCTCAGCCCAcctgcctcagtctcctctccCTTTCAGCCAGAGGCAGTGCTCCCGTGTCATGGCCTGGATAGGTAGCAGGGATGTCCCTGTATCCCCTCCAGCCCTCGCCTTTGGCCCGTCGTTCAGGGGCCACCGATCCTTGCTAACAGGGCGCTGAGCGTCCTGGGCTGCCCCTGGCTGAGTGTGAGATCTGCACTCTCGGGGTGTAAACAGAACGcgtctttctaattttttaaaacttactgacGTGTAACCCGTGCAGAAAAGCACACAGATCCTAGATGCGACTCAGTGGATTCTGACAGGGCGAACACGCCTGTGTACCCGCCCCCCCCAGCCGCCCCCAGATCAAGCGCCGGAAGCTGgtgttcctccccccaccactACGCCCTCCGTCCTCCACAAAGGTGACCCTCGCCTAGATCTTTGCACGGGGTCAGGCAGCAGCATATCCACTCTCGTGGCTGGCTCTGCTCAGCACCGTATCTGTGACGCCCTTTCATGTTACTGCTGGTAACagtagtttctctttctgttctgctGCTTACACCGACGCCGCCATAGACGTGTGCCCGCTGCTGAtggtgggcatttgggctgttgCTAGCCTGGGGCTACTGTAaatgtacccagaagtggagaCGCCAGGCCATCAGGCCCTGTGCGTTCAAGTATTCGCTTTCATGCTGGCATCCGTTACGTCCTGGTGCCCGGGCCACACACACCTCGCTCACATGCCCTGGGCCCCCTGAGCTCCCTGAGGAAACCCCTGCTGCCAACAGTGTGGGCCCAGCCCCTCTGCTCCTGTCCCTGAGAGCCCAGTcacctgggagcctgctttgtcCAGGGCAGTTCCCAGGGTTCCCGGCCACCGGCtggactcttttcttttcttcttcttttttttttaatgtttgtttttacctatttattcatttttgagggagaaagagagagagcacgagcaggggaggggaaaagagagagggagccagaggatccaaagtgggctctgcgctgacagcagcgagcccgatgcagggctcaaactcaagaaccatgaaattatgacctgagctgcagtcggacctcaaccgacagagccacccagacacctccagGCTGGGGTCTTAAGCTGTCGTTGGGAGCCGCTTGTCTGCGGGCCCACCTGCCGACTCTACAgcagccccccccacccttcctgcCTTTGCAGACACAGCGCCCTCTGCAGGacatctccttccctcccttctccacttGGACACCTGTGCAGCTTCCAGGCACAGTGCACGTCCCCCCAGATTTGCATCTGCCTTTCCAGGGTGGCAGCAGAGGCTGATGAGGGCCGTGGGCCACCTGAGGTGTGCCTGATGCCCCACTCTGGCGTCTGGTGGCCGTGTGATTGCCTCGAAGTCGGCTCTGCATCTGCGTGCAGGCAGGAAGTGCAGCTCGCGGACTCTGGGGACTGCACGTGTGTGGGTCGTAGGAGGCGCCTGGCACCACTTAGCCTCCCGGGGTGGATGCCGTCGGTCATTACCGCGTTGCAAGGGCAGGACGAAGCAGGCACAGAGGGGCCAAGAACTCTGGCTCCTAGCCCCTCTGTTCTCTGTCCCCGGGGCCCCCGGGACTGGGGGGATGAACTGAGGTCGTGCAGAGTAGCTTGCGCTGCTGTGCCAGGCTCACGGTAAGGCTCCATCAGTGGGGTGGCATTTACTGTTGGGGTCACCGGGCCCCTGTCTGGGGGTTGCGCTGTGGCACGCGCAGCCAcagcctgccctccccctgctgggTGGGGGAGCTGTCCGCAGGCCCACTGTAGGCGGCCCTCTTGGGTTCCACTGGGAACCTGAGACCAGAGACCCCGGGCCACGCAGCTCCTGCACTGCTCACGCTGGGGCTCTCGCTCCCGCAGGGCCAGCTGCTGGCGGGATGGACGCCCTGGAGGAGGTGTTTCGGGCCAACGGGAGcacagccccgcccccgcccgtgGCGCCCAACATCAGCGTGCCACATCGCTGTCTGCTGCTGCTCTATGAGGATATTGGCACCTCCAGGTGAGGCAGCCGTGGCCCTGCTGGGCCGACTGGCTGTGTGTGAGTGGGTTTCCCCCGTGTGTGCGGGggggtgtgcatgtgcatgaCGGGCTGCGGAGGGGGATGGGTGAGACAGAGCCTTGCCAGTCAGCTGGCTTCTCTGCCCGTCTGCTAGGGTCCGGTATTGGGACGTCTTGCTGCTCGTCCCCAATGtgcttttcttcatcttcctgcTTTGGAAGCTTCCGTTCGCTCGGGCCAAGATCCGCGTCACCTCCAGCCCCATTTTTATCACCTTCTATATCCTGGTGAGTTCAGTCCAACTCCAACTGGCATAAGTGCAAAAGGGAATTCTCAACTGCCTCTGTAATGAAAGCCAGCTTCAGATGAGGCTGGATCCAGAGGATTAACGGATGTCATCAGGACTCTGTTTCTCTGcatctctgccctcctctggccTTATCTCAGATGATCTCTCCCTGCCTGGTGTCAGAGATAGCCAAGAGCAGCTGTGAGCTAACATCCTGCCTCCCTGCCAATGCCAGCGGAAGAGGACTTCTTTACTGGCGGTGCGAGTATGGACCTGAAATTCCCTCTGACCGGCCCACCTTGGGTCCTTGTTTGTCCCCGAGCCAATCACTGTGACTAGCAGGGAAAGGGGCACTTTGGCGCTGGGGTGTGGGGTCAACTCAGCCAGACTATGTGGACTGAAGAGGGTGGTGGTCCCTGAAAGAAAAGTGGGGAATCATTAGTAGAGGGAAGGGGAATAGATACTGGCTGGGGGGGGAAATGCCCACGGCCCCCCCCatctgtccgtctgtccatccagcCATCCACACACTCTTTGAGACCTCTTTGGAACCTCTTCCTGCCTGTTGGGCAAACCTGAATTCTCCTCAGTCAGTGCTCTTGGTGTGGGCCTCCTCGGGAGAGGTAGCAGGGCTGTGGTTGAGAAGGTGGGCCCCAGGTGTGGCTTCCAGGTGAGGGTTCCAGGTGCGGGGCCATCCAGCTGCATCCTTCAGAGCTCAGGCCTGACTGGCTGGaatcctcccctctctctgcctcttagcTACCAATGCCCGAGAGCTGAATGGCTCTCTGGTCCCCCTCTTTGTGGCCTGGCTCAGAGCTTCCCAGGCAGGGGAGTTGTCAGCGGGCAGGCAGGGTCAGGGGAGGCTGTGTGGAACCCTGGAGGCTGTTGGTGGAGGCCCCAGGGGTCGCTGGCTGACTGGAGCCCCCTCCTCTGTGAGGCAGTGGTGGGCGTTGAAGCCTGCTCTCTTCTGTCTTCCGCTGCCTCTCTGACTCATTACAGAGATGAGTATTTATTCCACAgataaagcatttatttaaagcATCACTTACCGATGCCCTCTCTGGGGGAGCAGGCAGGGAGAAGTGATCCAAGGCCAATGCCCAGGAACACGACGCAGGGACAGGGGACTCAGCACTGCCCTCTTATTCCTGGGGGCTCTGTTCTAGAAAGCTCAGGAGACAGCGGTGAGGGTTGACTCAGGCTATCTCCGGACCCCAGCTGTGCTGAATGACCTTGGACTGGTAgcttggcctctctgtgcctcagtgcccTCCTTCTCACGTCACGTGCACTGGGTCTGCTTTACCCCGGGGCGCTCCTGTGATCTTGGGGTCAGCCTCCCCAGGAGGCTGACACGGTTTTTGTGGCACAGAGGACAGACTGTTGTGTGTGTctggattcttctttttcttacatttgtttattttgagagagagagagcacacgcatggcaggaagtgaggaggggcagagagaaagggagagagagtcccaagcaggctcctcgctgtcagcacagagccaggcttgggactcaaacccacaaaccgcgagatcatgacctgagctaacacCATGATtgtgacgcttaactgacggggCCACTCAGGCGGCCCTGTACCTGGACTCTCCTGTTTGTATGTATCCCGGAAAACCTAAGTTAAATTCATAGAAGCTGGAGGGAACATACTGACTGAGAAACTGACAAGTCCCAGGGCTTCAGGCATGGCTAGATTCAGGGGCTCGGCAATGCCGTGGGGgcacagtctctgtctccctgtcagCTTGGGTCTCTCTGATGGCCTTGCCTCTAGCAGTCTCGCCCTCCTGGAGCCAGGCAGCCCGGCAACTCCAGGCTGGCGCGCTCTTCAGCTTCCTTTCGTAGTGGCTGCACCTGCTGTCCTGGGTGTGCCTTTCACTAGACTCCCTTGGGATCCCCCGCCATCCCCAAATCAGGGAATGCCATAGGCTGAATGCCCAGCCCTGTACTACAGGCCAGCCCCTGAAGCCAGGCATGGTGGGGTCAGCCCCCCGAACCACGCGAGCagcaaggagagggaggaggctgtTGCCAGAAGAAGCGAGTGGACACCGGGGTGACAAAATCCAGGCACTTTTGCACCACCTGCCGGTGCAGTAGCCCTCCCCAGGGTCTTTGATGTCTCTTCCCTGCACCCTCCCATCCCCCGTGTCTTGGAAATAAAACCGCTAATGTGACAGTGCTAGCGCCCGACGTGCACCTCGCCTTCACTGGGTGCCACGCATGCTTCTGCTACATGTACTTACCCATTTGCCCCTGCCAGCCATCAAATGCAGTGCGTGCTAGTTTTAccccatttcatagataaggaaactgaggcacggaggtGCACTTCCTGGCCCGAGGTCACAGAGGCAGGAGGCAGCGGGGACCCACCATGTCACCCCTAAGAATGTCACCATTCTCAGGCTGCCAGTGTagccaggaaactgaggccggagAGGGAACTGTCACCAGCAGCGGAGGATCTCGCCACCCCCCTACATCCCACCCCCGACTCTTCGCGTAGGATCCTTCTGTTCTCGAAGAATCAGAGGCTCCTGCAGAGGCGGGATGTGGGTTTGCAGTCCCGCTGTTCCCAGAGGCCTCGTTCCCTGACCCCTTAATGGCATCCCCGCTCTTGCCCACCAGGTGTTCGTAGTGGCGCTGGTGGGCATCGCCCGGGCCGTGGTGTCCATGACGGTCAGCACCTCGGACGCTGCCACCGTTGCTGATAAGGTGGGGCCGGGCCTGCTGACAAGGGTGGGAGGATGTTGGGCACTGGGGAGAGGGgtgactgggccccccaggctgACAGTCTGCCCACTCTGTGTCCAGATCCTGTGGGAGATTACCCGCTTCTTCCTGTTGGCCATCGAGCTGAGTGTGGTCATCCTGGGCCTTGCCTTTGGTGCGTGTGCGGCTGGGGCCAGtgctctccctgtccctccctagCGGGCACCGACCCCACCacggccacctggctggctcccccTGACCGACCAGCATGTTTCTTCCAGGTCACCTGGAGAGCAAGTCAAGTATCAAGCGGGTGCTGGCCATCACCACGGTGCTGTCCCTGGCCTACTCTGTCACCCAGGTaagaggggaggtggggcaggtgcAGCTAtgagggctccctggaggaggccaGGGGTCACTGAGGGCCGCACATCCACTGCTTCCTGATTCTGGGTCAGGGTTTGAATGTTTATCAGGTGCAGCGTTCTCAAACTTTAAATGCGCCCCAGGAATTACTTGGGGTGCTTGTTAACAAGGCAggttttacccccccccccattctaatCCAAtaggttggggtgggggcagggaggaggcccaGAACTTGCTGTTTTAAGAAGCAGCCCGGGTAGGGAAAATACGGGTTTGCAGACCACCCTGAGAGCTGTCCATCTAGAGACTCCTTCGTTAGATCTGGTGGGGGCTGCCTCTTGCCCAGTTCTGTCCCCTGCCCCATGGCTGGGCCTATTCTGGGTGGTGGAGTGAggcgggcagggggcagggcgaGGCCAGAGAGCAGTCTGGAGTGGGGATCTCTGATGGCCAGGCTGGGGAGCTGGGCTTGGGGTGGTGGAGAGATCCGGGTGCTTTGTACGAGGGAGCTCCCAGGGAGGGGGCTTTCCAGGTGGGCAGGAGACCGAGACCCTCCCCCGCCTGCCCCTGCAGGGGACACTGGAGATCCTGTACCCTGATGCCCACCTGTCGGCTGAGGACTTCAACATCTATGGGCATGGGGGCCGCCAGTTCTGGCTGGTCAGCTCCTGCTTCTTCTTCCTGGTGAGGCCGAGGGTGCCCTCCCCCCTTCTGGGCACCTTGGGGGTGGCCCCAAGGAGCCTCAGAGCATGAGACTGGATGCCTTGGTACTGGTGTCCCCAGCATCCTTCTCAGCCCTGCTCTGTCACCACAGGTCTACACTCTGGTGGTCGTGCTCCCCAAGACCCCGCTGAAGGAGCGCATCTCCCTGCCTTGTAAGCAGCTGGTGGGTGGCTCTGGGATAGGGCTGGGtccctggggggtggggcgtTGCCTCTTTTCCCGGAGAGCCGTGGGTGCCAGGGAGGGAGTCCTCCTGGGGGCCCAGAGGGGTCTCCGGTGACACGCTGGGAATGAAGGGTGGAGGCAAGAGCAGGACCTCACGGTCCCCAACCCCCCAGCACGGAGGAGCTTCTACGTGTATGCGGGCATCCTGGCGCTGCTCAACCTGCTGCAGGGGCTGGGAAGCGCGCTGCTCTGCGCCGACATCATCGAGGGGCTCTGGTAGGTGGGGCGGGGTTCAGGGTGTCTACTGGCCCGGCTGTGGGGgcggtgggcagggggaggccaAGCCGAGGCCCCACCCAGAGGAGGCCCCTCCCTGACCcgctcctcctgcccccccccccagctgtgtAGATGCCACCACATTTCTCTACTTCAGCTTCTTTGCGCCCCTCATCTACGTGGCCTTCCTCCGGGGCTTCTTTGGGTGAGTCTTcccaccggggggggggggggttggggggtgggtgggggggtgtgggCAAGGGGTGTGGGCCCCGAGGGGTAGGCGGTGGCCTGCCTGCTCGCCACCCAGTCTCTCGTGGTTAGAGGGCCGTGAGCTCCGCCTCGTGGCTGCCGGCGGAACTGCGCCTCCAGCTTCGTGCGCCTGCGCATCCGCAGCTGCGGGGTCCTGAGCGTCCCTCGGCCCGGCGCAGGCTCGGATACCAGGAAGGCGATGCTGATGAAGGGTGTATGTATATTCCCTCACGTGCTTACACGCACTTATATACATTCgcacattatatatgtatacacgttACACGTTATATATAcaacacacagacatacacacttTCCCCGCAGGAGAGTGGCTCTGCGCTGTTCTACACTTGCTGCTTTTCATTCTACGGTAGATTAGCTAATTCGTTTAGCAAGCATTCACTGAATACCTACTCCGTGTCCCGCACCACTGCAGCCGCCAGACACCGCAGGGGACAAAGGAGACACAAGTCACCATGCTCCCGGATTCAAGCTGGGaatggctggggagaggagcaggccTGGGGGAAGCCGGCCTGTAGTGCAGCGTAGGGTGGGTGCACTTTGGTGCACGTGGCAGGGAGACAGGATGCTAAGGACAGTGGGATGGAGGCTTGGACCCTGGGCCTCTATTGTGGCAGGAGTGCTGGCgttttgccccccacccccacctgccaccgcaccctcccccacctgctgggTTTGAGGAGATGGGGGCATCAGAGGTGGGGTGAGAGGGCCTGGATTGGACCCCAGCCCAACCCTGATCCGTGTGGGACCTTGCACGTGTATTTATTTCCCTGGCCTCAGGCTCCTTTTTGCAAATCGGGTGCAGTGCTTCCCCATCAGTGTTATCTCGATGCTGGAGGGACCGGGTAAATGCAAAGTGAGAGGTCATAAAGCTGCAAGGGTGGAGGTCACAGCTGGTGTTTGCGGAGCACCTCGGGGCCGGAATTTACCTCCATTTACCCTCTTGAGCTCAGAGTTGTACAGAAACAGGCGCAGAAGTCCTTGTCCAAGCTCACATACGGGCTGAGTTTTAAAACAAGTCCCATTGGACTCCAGAGTCCAAGCCTTGGGGACCTCCCAGGGTGGCGGTTAGGCAGCCATTCGTGCGTCTCATTCCCTGGCCAAAGGCCTTATTGCCCAGAAAAGGAAGCCTTTCTTGACCCTCCGGTGGagcttccctgtctctctgtcctccccaccaGCTCGGAGCCCAAGATCCTCTTCTCCTACAAATGCCAAGTGGACGAGACTGAGGAACCAGACGTGCACCTGCCCCAGCCTTACGC
It includes:
- the TPRA1 gene encoding transmembrane protein adipocyte-associated 1 isoform X1, producing the protein MGQLRLREPCFPRSYEQKVCFSYSKSPQAEFFKHQNSSRIVGGHIWCSRPAAGGMDALEEVFRANGSTAPPPPVAPNISVPHRCLLLLYEDIGTSRVRYWDVLLLVPNVLFFIFLLWKLPFARAKIRVTSSPIFITFYILVFVVALVGIARAVVSMTVSTSDAATVADKILWEITRFFLLAIELSVVILGLAFGHLESKSSIKRVLAITTVLSLAYSVTQGTLEILYPDAHLSAEDFNIYGHGGRQFWLVSSCFFFLVYTLVVVLPKTPLKERISLPSRRSFYVYAGILALLNLLQGLGSALLCADIIEGLCCVDATTFLYFSFFAPLIYVAFLRGFFGSEPKILFSYKCQVDETEEPDVHLPQPYAVARREGPEAAGAASTQFDSAGGVAYLDDIASMPCHTGSINSTDSERWKAINA
- the TPRA1 gene encoding transmembrane protein adipocyte-associated 1 isoform X2, which translates into the protein MDALEEVFRANGSTAPPPPVAPNISVPHRCLLLLYEDIGTSRVRYWDVLLLVPNVLFFIFLLWKLPFARAKIRVTSSPIFITFYILVFVVALVGIARAVVSMTVSTSDAATVADKILWEITRFFLLAIELSVVILGLAFGHLESKSSIKRVLAITTVLSLAYSVTQGTLEILYPDAHLSAEDFNIYGHGGRQFWLVSSCFFFLVYTLVVVLPKTPLKERISLPSRRSFYVYAGILALLNLLQGLGSALLCADIIEGLCCVDATTFLYFSFFAPLIYVAFLRGFFGSEPKILFSYKCQVDETEEPDVHLPQPYAVARREGPEAAGAASTQFDSAGGVAYLDDIASMPCHTGSINSTDSERWKAINA